From Salarias fasciatus chromosome 12, fSalaFa1.1, whole genome shotgun sequence, the proteins below share one genomic window:
- the LOC115398161 gene encoding betaine--homocysteine S-methyltransferase 1-like, with the protein MANQKKRGILERLDAGEVVVGDGGYVLQLERRGYVKAGHWTPEAAVEHPEAVRQLEREFLRAGADVIQTFTFYCSEDKLELSGNVSNITGAQINSAACDLAREVADEGGALVAGGVSQTPLYVKKGSENEVKAIFKKQLDDFLKKDIDFFMVEYFEYVGEAVWAVEVMKTGGKPVGATLCISPDGDREGVPPGECAVRLVKAGADIVGINCHLDPLTCVRTVKLMKEGLEKAGLKAHLMVQPLGFHTPECNIGGYVSLPEYPFALETRIITRWDVHKYAREAYNAGIRYIGGCCGFEPYHIRAISEELAEERGFLPPASTKHSLWASTLETHTKPWVKARAGRQYWENLLPASGRPKCPSMATPTDGRP; encoded by the exons GGTATCTTAGAGCGCCTGGATGCCGGGGAGGTGGTTGTGGGAGATGGAGGAtatgtgctgcagctggagcggcgTGGCTACGTGAAGGCAGGGCACTGGACACCAGAGGCTGCAGTGGAGCATCCTGAAGCTG tGCGGCAGCTGGAAAGGGAGTTCCTGAGAGCTGGAGCCGATGTGATTCAAACCTTCACTTTCTACTGCAGCGAGGATAAACTGGAGCTGAGTGGCAATGTCTCCAAcatcact GGTGCCCAGATCAACAGTGCAGCCTGCGACCTGGCCAGAGAGGTCGCCGATGAGGGTGGCGCTCTGGTGGCTGGAGGTGTGTCCCAGACTCCACTCTACGTCAAGAAGGGCAGTGAGAATGAGGTCAAAGCCATCTTCAAGAAACAGCTGGATGACTTCCTGAAAAAGGACATTGACTTCTTCATGGTGGAA TACTTTGAATATGTCGGGGAGGCAGTGTGGGCCGTGGAAGTCATGAAAACCGGTGGGAAACCTGTAGGAGCCACACTTTGCATCTCACCTGATGGAGACAGGGAAGGAGTCCCACCTGGAGAGTGTGCTGTGAGACTGGTCAAAGCTG GGGCGGACATCGTGGGAATAAACTGCCACCTGGATCCACTCACATGTGTTCGCACAGTGAAACTAATGAAAGAGGGTCTGGAGAAAGCTGGTCTGAAAGCACATCTCATGGTCCAGCCGCTTGGCTTCCACACACCAGAGTGTAACATCGGAGGATACGTCAGTCTACCAGAGTACCCCTTTG CTCTGGAGACCAGAATCATCACGCGCTGGGACGTCCATAAATATGCCAGAGAGGCTTACAATGCAGGAATCCGCTACATCGGTGGCTGCTGTGGATTTGAGCCGTACCATATCAGGGCCATATCAGAAGAGCTGGCAGAAGAGAGAGGATTCCTCCCACCGGCCTCAACGAAGCACTCACTCTGGGCATCTACTCTGGAGACACACACTAAACCCTGGGTCAAGGCCAG GGCTGGTCGACAGTACTGGGAAAACCTCCTGCCTGCCTCTGGACGCCCCAAATGTCCATCAATGGCGACGCCCACTGATGGAAGACCTTAG